In the genome of Dyadobacter fermentans DSM 18053, the window ATGGCTAACTTGCCTTTACGTCACTCCCTTCTCCTCTGTTGCCGCCTGCCTTTACGGTTACCAAAACCGGTCGTTTTCTTAAAAAATGTGTGTACCAAGCTATCGTGGGGTGATGAAAAGAAATACTGTAATAATTGCTGATGACGATGCGGATGACCGCTATCTGATCGGAGAAGCGCTGAACATCGTGGGTCAGCGGAGGAAAATACTGGAAGTTGAGGACGGCCGCGAACTGGTGGACCTGCTCGCGAACGACAATCCCAATCCCGAACTGATCCTGGTAGATATGAATATGCCGCGGATGAACGGCGTGGAAGTGCTGGACGCGATCCAGGCGTTTGCAGGCTACGGCGATGTGCCCAAAATTGTCCTTTCGAATGATAGCCAAAATGCCCAAAAAGCCTACCAGGCCGGCGCCGACGGCTTCTACACCAAGCCCGTCACACTCGATGGTTACCTGGACGTAGCCCGAAGAATCCTGAAAAAATACCTCGGCGGAGAGCCACCCAAGCCATTGATTTAAAGAACCTTGTGGACAATGCATGAATAAAGTGCAGATCCATTTTTATCTTATTTTCAAAAAATATTACTCTACTATTTCTATATACTAAATAATATCCATAGCTTTGCCGGAGAAACTTACAATCCCTACATATGAAACCACCGATTATACCTTACTGTTGTCCTGCGATGTTTCCCAAACAGTACTAGGACAGGCTGTTTCACAGTAACCACCACTCATGAACACCATCAAAAAACAGTAAAGCAACACCGCATTTATGAAGACATTTTTAACGACCCTATTCAGCACAACAATTCTACTCATCTCATTGGTTGCCCAGGCGCAGAACCCGCCGATCGTGAATGCCACGGTTACCGGAACGATTC includes:
- a CDS encoding response regulator, translated to MKRNTVIIADDDADDRYLIGEALNIVGQRRKILEVEDGRELVDLLANDNPNPELILVDMNMPRMNGVEVLDAIQAFAGYGDVPKIVLSNDSQNAQKAYQAGADGFYTKPVTLDGYLDVARRILKKYLGGEPPKPLI